TCAGCCTTGGCCGCGGCCCCTGGCGCGCGCCGGCCGCTTTTGGCCGCCTTGGCCCCGTCTGAACCCTGCGGGCCGCGGGCCAGGGCGGGCCGAGCGCCGCCGCACCCGGCCCCTCTCCCGACGCCTCCCGGCCGCCCGGGACGGCTTCTCCTGGCCTCCCAGGCCCGCCTTGGGCCTCCCCCTACCCCGATCCTCGCGCCGATCGTCCACGGGTGCAAAACCCTGGGGCTGGGCTTATGGGTTTGCGGCGTGTGCGCGCCGGGGGCTCCCTGCGCGCGCCGCCGCTCCCTACAGGGACGCGCGCAGGGGGCTGCCCCACCGAGCCCGTGCCTGGCGCACAGGGGTCCACCCTGACCTTGGGCTCAGTGCTCCTGGGCGCGCGGGCGGGAGCCGAAGGGCCGCGCAGGGCGGAGAGGCCTGTGGCTGCTCTGGTATCTTCCGGCGCACAG
The sequence above is a segment of the Bos mutus isolate GX-2022 chromosome 16, NWIPB_WYAK_1.1, whole genome shotgun sequence genome. Coding sequences within it:
- the LOC138991169 gene encoding uncharacterized protein, whose amino-acid sequence is MQSSLLSAVLLITKSLLRDPSRAPGPWSPEATRVRGESRRFPPALRDRRAGWGLGRRRRTRGRPLGRAAYGEGPTSAARRSPGAAPARPNIVQHPASALAAAPGARRPLLAALAPSEPCGPRARAGRAPPHPAPLPTPPGRPGRLLLASQARLGPPPTPILAPIVHGCKTLGLGLWVCGVCAPGAPCARRRSLQGRAQGAAPPSPCLAHRGPP